A region from the Paraburkholderia youngii genome encodes:
- a CDS encoding nuclear transport factor 2 family protein: MADTIETRPPLPPFTRDTATQKVHAAEDAWNTREPERVSLAYTTDSMWRNRAEFVHGRAEIVGFLRRKWAKELDYRLIKELWSFTDNRIAVRFAYEWHDDSNNWFRSYGNENWEFNEHGLMARRHASINDLPIREADRLYRWPLGRRPDDHPGLSDLGL, from the coding sequence ATGGCCGATACGATCGAAACCCGCCCGCCGCTGCCGCCGTTCACGCGCGACACCGCGACCCAGAAAGTGCACGCCGCGGAAGACGCGTGGAACACGCGCGAACCCGAGCGCGTCTCGCTCGCGTACACGACGGATAGCATGTGGCGCAACCGCGCCGAATTCGTGCATGGCCGCGCGGAGATCGTCGGATTTCTGCGCCGCAAGTGGGCGAAGGAGCTCGACTATCGGCTGATCAAGGAGCTGTGGTCGTTCACCGACAACCGCATCGCGGTGCGCTTCGCGTACGAATGGCACGACGATTCGAACAACTGGTTCCGCTCGTACGGCAACGAGAACTGGGAGTTCAACGAGCACGGTCTGATGGCGCGTCGTCACGCAAGCATCAATGACCTGCCGATCCGCGAAGCCGACCGCTTGTATCGCTGGCCGCTCGGCCGGCGGCCCGACGATCACCCCGGCCTGTCCGATCTCGGTCTGTAG